A genome region from Sphingomonas sp. BGYR3 includes the following:
- a CDS encoding glycoside hydrolase family 68 protein codes for MSPSSAQSDSTKATTPLSGTGTPRVSQWNADMVARIGDGGEAPRLIGEADIQRISNDLDIWDAWPVQDRGGAPARIGGDGDTLWMALGAPRFDDPDQRHGHARIHLLLHRAGKWQPLGPAMPDGFSPGSREWSGSAVLDDDGHTLLLYFTATGRRGEATESFEQRLFTATATLTGAADGYALTDWRALREIVALDPAHYMPTTGPGGGVGTIKAFRDPAYFLDRDTGLHHLFFAGSQAGSSSPYNGVIGSAQSHDGEQWVLTAPLLSADRLNNELERPHVVRREGRYYLFWSTQRHVFNPEGPAGPTGLYGAVADSLADGQWRPINGTGLIFMNPGDAPRQAYSWLVLPDLSVISFIDDWGMGERTGPDRRFGATFAPTLRLWVDGDRAGLAQE; via the coding sequence ATGTCCCCTTCCAGCGCACAATCCGATTCGACCAAGGCAACGACACCCCTGTCCGGCACGGGAACGCCGCGCGTCAGCCAGTGGAATGCCGACATGGTTGCGCGCATCGGTGACGGCGGGGAGGCCCCCCGGCTGATCGGAGAGGCGGATATTCAGCGGATTTCCAACGATCTGGACATCTGGGACGCCTGGCCGGTGCAGGATCGGGGCGGCGCCCCGGCCCGGATCGGCGGCGATGGCGATACGCTGTGGATGGCGCTGGGCGCGCCGCGGTTCGATGATCCGGACCAGCGGCACGGCCATGCCCGCATCCACCTGTTGCTGCACAGGGCAGGGAAGTGGCAGCCGCTTGGCCCGGCCATGCCCGACGGATTTTCGCCCGGCAGCCGCGAATGGTCCGGATCGGCCGTGCTGGACGATGACGGGCACACGCTGCTGCTCTATTTCACCGCCACCGGACGCCGGGGCGAGGCGACCGAGAGCTTCGAACAGCGCCTGTTCACCGCCACTGCGACGCTGACCGGGGCTGCGGATGGCTATGCGCTGACCGACTGGCGGGCGCTGCGCGAAATCGTGGCGCTGGATCCCGCGCACTATATGCCGACGACCGGGCCGGGCGGCGGCGTGGGCACGATCAAGGCGTTTCGCGACCCGGCCTATTTCCTGGACCGCGACACCGGCTTGCATCACCTGTTCTTTGCCGGATCGCAGGCGGGATCGTCATCGCCCTATAACGGCGTGATCGGTTCGGCGCAGTCCCATGACGGCGAGCAATGGGTGCTGACCGCGCCGCTGCTGAGCGCGGACAGGCTGAACAACGAACTGGAGCGGCCGCATGTCGTGCGCCGTGAAGGGCGATATTATCTGTTCTGGTCGACACAGCGCCATGTGTTCAATCCCGAAGGGCCGGCGGGGCCGACCGGCCTGTACGGGGCGGTGGCCGATTCGCTGGCGGACGGGCAGTGGCGACCGATCAATGGCACCGGCCTTATCTTCATGAACCCCGGCGATGCGCCGCGTCAGGCCTATAGCTGGCTGGTCCTGCCGGACCTGTCGGTCATCAGTTTCATTGACGATTGGGGGATGGGCGAGCGGACCGGGCCCGATCGCCGGTTCGGTGCGACCTTTGCCCCGACGCTGCGCCTGTGGGTCGATGGCGACCGGGCAGGGCTGGCGCAGGAATGA
- a CDS encoding substrate-binding domain-containing protein — protein sequence MTGHRRVDDLGRSGDLDPKKVRTIHDLARLAGVSPSTVSRALAGKSVVNAETSQRIIDLAAQHSFRPSSYARNLRIKRRGAIGVIIPLGHERGQHISDPFFMAMIGALADELTERGFDLMLSRVIPDGDDWLDRMIALDRVDGFILIGQSDQIGVLEAAADQYLPLVAWGAHNPGQRHCSVGTDNFAGGQIAVQHLIDRGCRRIAFLGNPQAVEIEHRLAGARHAVAQAGGQVMLIDSPTHLVRDLSTDDIGAFLDAQQTLPDGMFAASDVIAQSAIQVLASRGITVPGDIRLVGFDDLPFAASMIPALTTVRQDIAKGAAMLVKSLLERIAGEASGSIVLPPRLIVRATS from the coding sequence GTGACAGGCCATCGGCGTGTCGATGACCTGGGCAGGAGCGGCGATTTGGACCCTAAAAAGGTAAGGACGATCCACGATCTTGCCCGGTTGGCGGGGGTATCGCCGTCGACGGTCAGCCGCGCCCTGGCCGGCAAGAGCGTGGTCAACGCCGAAACATCGCAGCGCATCATCGACCTGGCCGCCCAACATTCGTTCCGGCCGAGCAGCTATGCCCGCAACCTGCGGATCAAGCGGCGCGGCGCCATCGGGGTCATCATCCCGCTGGGCCATGAACGCGGACAGCATATTTCCGACCCGTTCTTCATGGCGATGATCGGCGCGCTGGCCGACGAACTGACCGAGCGCGGGTTCGACCTGATGCTGTCGCGCGTCATTCCGGACGGGGACGACTGGCTGGACCGCATGATCGCGCTCGACCGCGTCGACGGATTTATCCTGATCGGCCAGTCGGACCAGATCGGCGTGCTGGAGGCGGCGGCCGATCAGTATCTGCCGCTGGTGGCATGGGGCGCGCATAATCCGGGCCAGCGCCATTGCTCCGTCGGCACCGACAATTTTGCCGGCGGGCAGATCGCCGTGCAGCATCTGATCGACCGCGGGTGCCGGCGCATCGCCTTTCTGGGCAATCCTCAGGCGGTGGAGATCGAGCATCGCCTGGCCGGTGCGCGGCACGCCGTTGCGCAGGCGGGGGGACAGGTGATGCTGATCGATTCGCCCACGCACCTGGTCCGCGATCTGAGCACCGACGATATCGGCGCCTTTCTGGATGCTCAGCAAACCCTGCCGGACGGGATGTTCGCGGCGTCCGACGTGATTGCGCAAAGTGCGATCCAGGTGCTGGCCAGCCGGGGCATCACCGTGCCCGGCGATATCCGGCTGGTCGGGTTCGACGATCTGCCCTTTGCCGCCAGCATGATCCCGGCGCTGACCACCGTGCGGCAGGATATCGCCAAGGGCGCGGCGATGCTGGTCAAATCGCTGCTCGAACGCATTGCGGGCGAGGCATCCGGGTCGATCGTCCTGCCCCCGCGCCTGATCGTCCGGGCCACCAGCTGA
- a CDS encoding DUF2264 domain-containing protein translates to MTGQTNRRGILRQAAGVMTVPLIAGTGAGGAAALAQTGPAPQLPDGVTDRADAVALLRRMAQPVVSRMAKGRLQREWSPELSPIWDGRNPRVGYMEAFARLADGIAPWLALPVDSSEEGKLRGAMRDDMLACLTRSVTPGDPDYLLWRGAGQALVDSAYFTSALIRAPQALWDPLDASAKRRIVEEIKRLRSVSPPYQNWLLFAAMNEVFLLSVGEEWDPMRVDLTIKKFKEWYAGDGWYGDGERFHFDYYNSYVIHPMLVQILEVLVREKPRFNNLKPAEELALAIRRMQRFSEHLERLIGPDGAYPPIGRSLTYRTAVLQPLGYLAWRGLLPDTLAPGQVRSASMAVQRRIFSAPSNFDDRGFLTIGFVGYQPQLGDRYSNAGSMYIASEGLVALGLPPDHPYWTAPAEPWTMRRAYSGMAFRKDYAVDY, encoded by the coding sequence ATGACGGGTCAGACGAACCGGCGGGGCATCCTGCGTCAGGCGGCCGGCGTGATGACCGTTCCGCTGATTGCCGGAACGGGCGCGGGTGGTGCGGCGGCGCTTGCGCAGACGGGGCCTGCGCCCCAGCTGCCCGACGGGGTTACCGACCGGGCCGATGCGGTCGCCCTGTTGCGGCGGATGGCCCAGCCGGTGGTCAGTCGCATGGCGAAGGGCCGGCTTCAGCGCGAATGGTCCCCCGAACTGAGTCCGATCTGGGACGGCCGCAATCCGCGCGTTGGCTATATGGAGGCATTTGCCCGGCTGGCCGATGGCATCGCGCCTTGGCTGGCCCTGCCCGTCGATTCCAGTGAAGAGGGAAAACTGCGCGGGGCAATGCGCGACGATATGCTGGCCTGCCTGACGCGGTCGGTCACGCCCGGCGATCCCGACTATCTGCTGTGGCGCGGCGCGGGGCAGGCGCTGGTCGATTCCGCCTATTTCACCAGTGCGCTGATCCGCGCTCCACAGGCATTGTGGGATCCGCTGGACGCATCCGCCAAACGCAGGATCGTCGAGGAAATCAAACGCCTGCGCAGCGTGTCGCCGCCCTATCAGAACTGGCTGCTGTTTGCGGCGATGAACGAGGTATTCCTGCTCTCGGTTGGCGAGGAATGGGACCCGATGCGGGTCGACCTGACGATCAAGAAGTTCAAGGAATGGTATGCCGGCGACGGCTGGTATGGCGATGGCGAGCGGTTCCATTTCGATTACTACAACAGCTATGTCATCCACCCCATGCTGGTGCAGATCCTGGAAGTGCTGGTCAGGGAAAAACCGCGGTTCAACAACCTGAAACCGGCTGAGGAACTGGCGCTGGCGATCCGCCGGATGCAGCGTTTTTCCGAGCATCTCGAACGCCTGATCGGGCCGGACGGCGCCTATCCGCCGATCGGCCGGTCGCTGACCTATCGCACGGCCGTGCTTCAGCCGCTGGGATATCTGGCGTGGCGGGGATTGCTGCCCGACACGCTTGCTCCCGGACAGGTGCGCAGCGCCAGCATGGCGGTTCAGCGTCGCATCTTTTCCGCGCCGTCCAATTTTGACGATCGCGGATTTCTGACCATCGGGTTTGTCGGGTATCAGCCGCAACTGGGCGACCGCTATTCCAACGCGGGCAGCATGTACATCGCATCGGAAGGGCTGGTTGCGCTTGGCCTGCCGCCGGACCATCCGTACTGGACCGCCCCTGCCGAGCCATGGACCATGCGCCGCGCCTATTCCGGGATGGCGTTCCGCAAGGATTATGCCGTCGATTACTGA
- a CDS encoding FadR/GntR family transcriptional regulator, producing the protein MGFAVKAGMMKTGSLADRLFVKFESRILSGEWQPGSRLPAQKDIASSEAVSRTVVREAVARLEAQGYAVARQGDGVFVADSARYRAFQVTRDEMADIGDVVLLLEMRLAFETEMAALAAMRRSMADVDAMQAALAHMRAVSADPAAAAEADAQFHLTIAKASKNPYFIRFCEFLGVRLVPPRELAFRADPGAGAQEYAGLVDAQHVAIVDAIARLDVEGARAAARRHMQESLARHIRLADGSHHAEPPIKD; encoded by the coding sequence ATGGGTTTTGCAGTTAAGGCAGGCATGATGAAAACGGGGTCGCTGGCCGATCGGCTGTTCGTGAAGTTCGAATCGCGCATCCTGTCGGGCGAATGGCAGCCCGGATCGCGGCTGCCCGCGCAAAAGGACATTGCCAGCAGCGAAGCGGTGAGCCGGACGGTGGTGCGGGAGGCGGTCGCCCGGCTGGAGGCGCAGGGCTATGCCGTGGCGCGGCAGGGCGACGGCGTGTTCGTGGCGGATAGCGCCCGGTATCGCGCGTTTCAGGTTACCCGCGACGAAATGGCCGATATCGGCGATGTTGTCCTGTTGCTGGAAATGCGGCTGGCGTTCGAAACCGAAATGGCTGCCCTGGCCGCGATGCGCCGGTCCATGGCGGATGTCGATGCGATGCAGGCGGCACTGGCGCATATGCGCGCGGTCAGCGCCGACCCGGCGGCGGCTGCCGAAGCCGATGCGCAATTTCACCTGACCATCGCGAAGGCATCGAAAAACCCGTATTTCATCCGCTTCTGCGAGTTTCTGGGCGTGCGACTGGTTCCGCCCCGCGAACTCGCCTTTCGCGCCGATCCGGGCGCGGGTGCGCAGGAATATGCCGGCCTGGTCGACGCGCAGCATGTCGCGATCGTCGATGCCATTGCCCGGCTGGACGTGGAGGGCGCGCGAGCGGCCGCCCGCCGACATATGCAGGAAAGCCTGGCGCGGCACATCCGCCTGGCCGACGGGTCGCACCATGCCGAACCGCCGATCAAGGATTGA
- a CDS encoding TonB-dependent receptor, which yields MTVRSALCATAAICALAIPAHAQEVSDPAAVAATADAAAEDEAIIVTAVARGQNRLESSISVSSISSDDLVRLNPPSSADLIRQIPGIRSEASGGEGNANIAVRGLPVSTGGARYIQLQEDGLPILEFGDIVFGNADNFLRADRNVARVEAVRGGSASTFASNAPGAVINFISKTGTSEGGAIQGTVGLDFETYRIDFDYGAPIADDLTFHVGGFYRTGEGPRDIGYNGYNGGQIKANLTKSFANGYIRLSAKYLDDTTPTILPQPVQVTGSNGSPEYRGLPGFDPRTGSLYSRFLPPVLTLDGNNNPATYDYRDGLSVRSLALGIESQVEVGSGWTLTNRFRFADNSGGFLSPFPAAVGAAQEIANGIGGPGATIRFASGPETGNAANAASIGGNGLLTNVVVFNTRLNSLDNVTNDFRVAKDLDLGGATATLTGGFYFSRQDVNTDWLWTSHVQTVQGNGDSVLVDILRADGTRVTQNGVPGYSAAAFGNCCRRSYDVAYSTYAPFASLSTKLDRLTLDASVRYDFGNADGSITGAETGFGAGIAAVDINNDGVISIAERQTAVLPLGAARPVNYDFDYFSFSLGANYLLTDDLGVFARYSQGGRHTADRSLFTPAISTVDGGTPGGDQGVVATVDQLELGLKYRANGFGLYATGFYAETAETNVEIAPLELFDNRYKAYGIELEGSYTTGPFNLSAGATWTDAEIVESLNAAVVGNKPRRQADLVYQATAQYRSDVFTLGANVIGTTASYAQDDNQLELPAYAQVNAFLAVRPVDRVELGLNATNLFNSTGYTEAEEGSIPANGIVRARSIAGRTVLATVRFDF from the coding sequence ATGACCGTCCGGTCAGCACTATGTGCCACCGCAGCGATCTGCGCACTTGCGATCCCCGCCCATGCCCAGGAAGTTTCCGATCCGGCCGCCGTCGCCGCCACGGCCGATGCAGCCGCCGAGGATGAGGCGATCATCGTCACCGCCGTCGCCCGCGGCCAGAACCGCCTGGAAAGCTCGATCTCGGTCAGCTCGATCAGCAGCGACGACCTGGTCCGGCTGAACCCGCCCTCCTCCGCCGACCTGATCCGTCAGATCCCGGGCATCCGGTCCGAAGCGTCGGGCGGCGAGGGCAATGCGAACATCGCCGTGCGCGGCCTGCCAGTATCGACCGGCGGCGCACGCTATATCCAGCTGCAGGAAGATGGCCTGCCCATCCTTGAGTTTGGCGACATCGTGTTCGGCAATGCCGACAATTTCCTGCGCGCCGACCGTAATGTCGCCCGTGTCGAGGCGGTGCGCGGCGGTTCCGCCTCCACCTTTGCGTCCAACGCGCCGGGTGCGGTCATCAACTTCATCTCGAAAACCGGCACGAGCGAGGGCGGCGCCATTCAGGGCACCGTCGGCCTGGATTTCGAAACCTATCGCATCGATTTCGACTATGGCGCGCCGATCGCCGACGACCTCACCTTTCATGTCGGTGGCTTCTACCGGACCGGCGAAGGGCCGCGGGACATCGGCTACAACGGCTATAATGGCGGGCAGATCAAGGCGAACCTGACCAAGTCGTTCGCCAATGGCTATATCCGCCTGTCGGCCAAGTATCTGGACGACACGACGCCGACCATCCTGCCCCAGCCGGTGCAGGTGACGGGCAGCAACGGCAGCCCCGAATATCGCGGCCTGCCCGGGTTCGATCCGCGCACCGGATCGCTGTACAGCCGGTTCCTGCCCCCCGTCCTGACGCTGGATGGCAACAACAATCCCGCCACCTATGACTATCGCGACGGCCTGTCGGTGCGCAGCCTGGCGCTGGGAATCGAATCGCAGGTGGAAGTGGGTTCGGGCTGGACGCTGACCAACCGGTTCCGCTTTGCCGACAATAGCGGCGGCTTCCTCTCGCCCTTCCCCGCCGCCGTGGGCGCGGCACAGGAAATCGCCAACGGCATCGGCGGCCCCGGCGCGACGATCCGCTTCGCATCCGGCCCGGAAACCGGCAACGCCGCCAATGCGGCGTCGATCGGCGGCAATGGCCTGCTCACCAATGTCGTGGTGTTTAACACCCGGCTGAACAGCCTGGACAATGTCACCAATGATTTCCGCGTGGCAAAGGATCTGGACCTGGGCGGGGCCACGGCAACGCTGACCGGCGGCTTCTATTTCTCGCGTCAGGATGTGAACACCGACTGGCTGTGGACGTCCCATGTCCAGACGGTGCAGGGCAATGGCGATTCCGTGCTGGTCGACATCCTGCGCGCCGACGGCACCCGCGTCACCCAGAATGGCGTTCCCGGATACAGCGCGGCTGCGTTCGGCAATTGCTGCCGCCGCAGCTATGACGTGGCCTACAGCACCTATGCGCCCTTCGCCTCGCTGTCGACGAAGCTTGACCGCCTGACGCTGGACGCCAGCGTCCGCTATGACTTCGGCAATGCCGATGGCTCCATCACCGGCGCGGAAACCGGGTTTGGCGCGGGGATTGCCGCGGTCGACATCAACAATGACGGCGTGATCAGCATCGCCGAACGGCAGACCGCGGTGCTGCCGCTGGGCGCGGCGCGGCCGGTCAATTACGATTTCGACTATTTCTCGTTCTCGCTGGGCGCCAACTACCTGCTGACCGACGATCTCGGCGTCTTTGCCCGGTACAGCCAGGGCGGTCGCCACACTGCCGATCGCAGCCTGTTCACCCCCGCGATCAGCACCGTCGATGGCGGCACGCCGGGCGGCGATCAGGGTGTGGTCGCAACCGTGGATCAGCTTGAGCTGGGCCTGAAATACCGCGCCAACGGCTTTGGCCTCTATGCCACCGGCTTTTATGCCGAAACCGCCGAAACCAATGTCGAGATCGCGCCGCTGGAGCTGTTCGACAACCGGTACAAGGCTTATGGCATCGAACTGGAGGGCAGCTACACCACCGGGCCGTTCAACCTGTCCGCCGGCGCGACCTGGACCGATGCCGAAATCGTCGAATCGCTGAATGCAGCGGTTGTCGGCAATAAGCCGCGGCGTCAGGCGGATCTGGTGTATCAGGCGACGGCCCAGTACCGGTCAGACGTCTTCACGCTGGGCGCCAACGTCATCGGCACGACCGCCAGCTATGCACAGGACGACAATCAGCTGGAACTGCCCGCCTATGCTCAGGTGAACGCATTCCTTGCCGTGCGGCCCGTCGATCGGGTCGAACTGGGGCTGAATGCAACCAACCTGTTCAACAGCACCGGCTATACCGAGGCGGAAGAAGGGTCGATCCCCGCCAATGGCATCGTCCGCGCCCGGTCCATCGCCGGCCGCACCGTGCTGGCAACGGTCCGGTTCGACTTCTGA
- a CDS encoding DUF4861 domain-containing protein — protein sequence MTAMVATLGLTALWAQPAPVQDRGADAGTGKPAAVVTLATYRYGDLLWENDRTAHRIYGRPLEAAEPPSGSGIDAWGKRTALPFADRQLRSGDYHRDQGSGLDFYSVGTGRGAGGLGVWHDNKLWTSRNYAAHRILQTGGPVAEFEVEYAPWPVGVDRRVWETRRFTLPLGTHFTQLVSTIHSNTDEPLLIGIGIGRRTTGPREGELTVDPAHGLLSWWGPDEDGRGRMAVAIRVDPRRLVRVITDADNHLALIRVMPGEPFTYYSGSAWSGGQGGFTTRAKWDAYARDTVVAFGRNDTGKRTAR from the coding sequence ATGACCGCCATGGTGGCAACCCTTGGGCTGACGGCGCTGTGGGCACAGCCCGCGCCGGTGCAGGACCGGGGGGCTGACGCCGGGACGGGCAAGCCGGCGGCCGTCGTGACGCTGGCGACATACCGGTATGGCGACCTGTTGTGGGAAAACGACCGGACAGCGCATCGCATCTATGGCCGCCCCCTTGAAGCGGCCGAGCCGCCGTCGGGATCCGGGATCGATGCCTGGGGCAAACGGACCGCCCTGCCCTTTGCCGATCGTCAGCTGCGCAGCGGGGATTATCATCGCGACCAGGGTTCCGGCCTCGATTTCTACAGCGTCGGCACCGGCAGGGGGGCCGGTGGGCTGGGCGTCTGGCACGACAACAAACTGTGGACGTCGCGCAATTATGCCGCGCACCGGATCCTGCAAACCGGCGGCCCGGTCGCCGAATTCGAGGTGGAATATGCGCCATGGCCGGTCGGTGTCGATCGGCGGGTGTGGGAAACGCGCCGCTTCACCCTGCCGCTTGGCACACATTTCACGCAGCTTGTCTCGACCATCCACTCCAACACCGATGAGCCGCTGCTGATCGGCATCGGTATCGGCCGCCGCACGACCGGGCCGCGCGAGGGCGAGCTGACCGTCGATCCTGCGCATGGGCTGCTGAGCTGGTGGGGGCCGGACGAGGACGGGCGCGGGCGAATGGCCGTGGCGATCCGCGTTGATCCCCGGCGCCTTGTCCGCGTCATCACCGATGCCGACAATCACCTTGCCCTGATCCGGGTGATGCCGGGCGAGCCGTTCACCTATTATTCCGGATCAGCATGGAGCGGCGGGCAAGGGGGCTTCACCACGCGCGCGAAATGGGATGCCTATGCCCGCGACACGGTGGTCGCATTCGGGCGCAACGATACCGGAAAGCGGACGGCACGATGA
- a CDS encoding glycoside hydrolase family 88 protein, with translation MMTRWMAGAALAALPVMVAAQPAVQPIESAVRLADWQLRRMSDQTHINRATGESGNARAWEQAVFWVGMTALADAGAPDRIRQAIMDHGRRNEWTPGRKVYFADDHAITQSYLWAAANGAGRAALAPTRATFDQVVDKPAVTTLAFVVPPTGYSNAECLTRWCWCDALFMSPPALVELSRQTGERKYRDFAMREFWATTDFLYDPVEKLYYRDSRFFDRRDDRQRKQFWSRGNGWVFASIPRILPLLPKGSADRIRLERLFADMASRLATLQKADGYWAPSLLAAEGSPPETSGTAFFTYGIAWGINTGRLSADRYGPVARRGWDALRRAIRPDGRLGWVQQVSDRPEQVNPDDTQYYGVGAYLLAATQMQQLQARR, from the coding sequence ATGATGACGCGTTGGATGGCTGGCGCAGCGTTGGCGGCCCTGCCGGTAATGGTCGCGGCCCAGCCGGCGGTTCAGCCGATCGAAAGCGCCGTCCGGCTTGCCGACTGGCAGCTCAGGCGGATGAGCGATCAAACCCATATCAACCGGGCCACCGGCGAATCCGGCAACGCCCGCGCGTGGGAACAGGCGGTATTCTGGGTCGGGATGACGGCGCTTGCCGATGCCGGTGCCCCCGACCGCATCCGGCAGGCGATCATGGACCATGGCCGGCGAAACGAATGGACGCCGGGCAGGAAGGTCTATTTCGCCGACGACCACGCCATCACCCAAAGCTATCTGTGGGCCGCGGCCAATGGCGCCGGGCGGGCCGCGCTTGCCCCCACCCGGGCAACGTTCGATCAGGTGGTCGACAAGCCCGCGGTCACGACGCTGGCCTTCGTCGTGCCGCCCACCGGATACAGCAATGCCGAATGTCTGACCCGATGGTGCTGGTGCGACGCGCTGTTCATGTCGCCGCCCGCGCTGGTCGAGCTGTCGCGACAGACGGGCGAGCGGAAGTATCGCGACTTTGCGATGCGCGAATTCTGGGCGACGACCGACTTTCTCTACGATCCCGTCGAAAAGCTCTATTATCGCGACAGCCGCTTTTTCGACCGCCGGGATGACCGGCAGCGCAAGCAATTCTGGTCGCGCGGCAACGGGTGGGTGTTCGCGTCTATCCCCCGCATCCTGCCGCTGTTGCCCAAAGGGAGTGCGGACCGGATCCGGCTGGAGCGCCTGTTCGCCGACATGGCGTCCCGGCTCGCCACGCTTCAGAAAGCCGATGGCTATTGGGCGCCGTCGCTGCTGGCGGCGGAGGGTTCGCCGCCGGAAACCAGCGGCACTGCATTCTTCACCTATGGGATCGCATGGGGGATCAATACCGGCCGGCTGTCCGCGGACCGATATGGCCCGGTCGCCCGGCGCGGCTGGGATGCACTGAGGCGGGCCATCCGCCCCGACGGCCGCCTGGGCTGGGTCCAGCAGGTCAGCGATCGCCCGGAACAGGTGAACCCGGACGACACCCAATATTATGGCGTCGGTGCCTATCTGCTGGCGGCGACACAGATGCAGCAGCTGCAAGCGCGCCGGTAA
- a CDS encoding MFS transporter, with protein sequence MTNAANPGSSSNRILKLLIFLMFAAFAMTTDSVGTVIPSIIKEFQLGLTAAGSFHYATMSGIGISALFLGFLADRLGRKWTILIGLGLFGLSSAAFAVGHDFTLFVVLLFLSGLGIGIFKSAALALIGDITGSTREHASTMNLVEGFFGTGAIIGPAIVAYSIQQGASWKWVYLIAAMLCLVLIAGMVATPVRRHEVRAEAPASAGQSLALLRDPATWIIGVALMLYVGAEAAIYVWAPTYFTGYDGSLAVLAGYVVSIFFVLRAAGRFVGAWLLARHDWKRVIAICSTGMAALFVIALIGGRDVAAVALPATGIFMSVIYPTLNSTGISCFERDRHGSIAGLLLFFTCVSAVLAPLAMGVVGDLFGTEYTIVLGGLFAVALALLALWTLRRDPLGARLDARNQSIPSEAH encoded by the coding sequence ATGACAAACGCCGCCAATCCGGGATCGTCATCGAACCGAATCCTGAAGTTGCTGATCTTTCTGATGTTCGCGGCGTTCGCAATGACGACCGATTCGGTCGGCACGGTCATCCCCAGCATCATCAAGGAATTCCAGCTTGGCCTGACCGCGGCCGGATCCTTTCATTACGCCACGATGAGCGGCATCGGCATTTCCGCTCTGTTCCTCGGCTTTCTGGCCGACCGGCTGGGCCGCAAATGGACCATCCTGATCGGCCTTGGCCTGTTCGGGCTGTCATCGGCCGCCTTTGCGGTGGGGCATGATTTCACGCTGTTCGTCGTCCTGTTGTTCCTGTCGGGTCTGGGCATCGGCATCTTCAAGTCCGCGGCGCTGGCGCTGATCGGCGACATCACCGGTTCGACGCGGGAACACGCATCGACCATGAACCTGGTCGAGGGGTTTTTCGGCACGGGCGCGATCATCGGCCCGGCCATCGTCGCCTATTCGATCCAGCAGGGCGCGAGCTGGAAATGGGTGTATCTGATCGCGGCGATGCTGTGCCTCGTGCTGATTGCCGGCATGGTCGCAACGCCGGTCCGCAGGCATGAAGTGCGCGCCGAGGCACCGGCCAGCGCCGGACAGTCGCTGGCGTTGCTGCGCGATCCGGCGACCTGGATCATCGGTGTCGCCCTGATGCTGTATGTCGGGGCAGAGGCCGCGATCTATGTCTGGGCGCCCACTTATTTCACGGGCTATGACGGATCGCTGGCGGTGCTTGCCGGCTATGTCGTCTCCATCTTTTTCGTGCTGCGTGCCGCCGGGCGCTTTGTCGGTGCCTGGTTGCTGGCCCGCCATGACTGGAAACGGGTCATCGCGATCTGCAGCACCGGCATGGCGGCGTTGTTCGTCATCGCCCTGATCGGCGGACGCGACGTTGCGGCGGTTGCGCTGCCCGCGACGGGCATTTTCATGTCGGTCATCTATCCCACGCTCAATTCGACGGGGATCAGCTGTTTCGAGCGGGACCGCCATGGCTCCATCGCCGGGCTGCTGCTGTTCTTTACCTGTGTCAGCGCGGTGCTGGCGCCGCTGGCGATGGGGGTGGTCGGCGACCTGTTCGGCACTGAATACACCATCGTGCTGGGCGGCCTGTTCGCCGTGGCACTTGCCCTGCTGGCGCTGTGGACGCTGCGCCGCGACCCGCTGGGCGCGCGCCTTGATGCCCGCAACCAGTCCATCCCATCCGAAGCCCATTGA